The proteins below are encoded in one region of Eubacterium sp. 1001713B170207_170306_E7:
- a CDS encoding DUF917 domain-containing protein: MRTLGINEIEDIALGASLLGAGGGGDPYIGKLMAMDAIKTCGDVTMLDPEEIGDDDLVIPIAMMGAPTVLAEKGINGSEYKRLYDMVSQFYGREIKGFFPIEAGGVNSMLPIAASARLGIPLVDVDGMGRAFPELQMVTFTLGGVSATPMALTDEKGNTCIFETITNKWTEDLARAVTMTCGGSVCIALYGMDGATMKKWGVKNIITRSQKLGAAIRGIKQLDKSQTPEESFLEQTGGYKIFKGKITDVLCETNGAFNLGHVMLDGISEYRGQQAEITFQNENLTAAVNGDIKVTVPDLICLVDTETFIPVTTDALKYGKRVMAVGLPCYDLWRTPQGLEMVGPRYFGCDTDYIPLEERLSGKEHA; this comes from the coding sequence TTGAGAACGCTTGGTATTAACGAAATTGAAGACATCGCTCTGGGCGCGTCCCTTTTGGGCGCTGGCGGCGGCGGAGACCCCTATATCGGCAAGCTTATGGCCATGGACGCCATCAAAACCTGTGGCGACGTCACCATGCTGGACCCTGAAGAAATCGGCGACGATGATCTGGTAATTCCCATCGCCATGATGGGAGCGCCTACTGTTCTGGCCGAAAAAGGCATAAACGGCAGTGAGTACAAACGCCTTTACGATATGGTCAGCCAATTTTACGGCAGGGAAATCAAGGGCTTCTTCCCCATCGAAGCCGGCGGTGTCAACAGTATGCTGCCCATTGCAGCCTCAGCCCGTCTGGGCATCCCTTTAGTCGATGTCGACGGTATGGGGCGGGCCTTTCCAGAGCTTCAGATGGTTACCTTTACCCTGGGCGGGGTCAGCGCAACTCCCATGGCCCTGACCGATGAAAAGGGCAATACCTGTATCTTTGAAACCATCACGAACAAATGGACCGAGGATCTTGCCCGGGCCGTCACCATGACCTGCGGCGGGTCTGTGTGTATCGCGCTGTACGGCATGGATGGCGCCACCATGAAAAAATGGGGCGTCAAAAATATCATCACCCGTTCTCAGAAGCTGGGAGCCGCCATCCGCGGCATCAAACAGCTTGACAAAAGCCAGACACCCGAAGAGAGCTTTCTGGAACAGACCGGAGGGTATAAAATCTTTAAGGGCAAAATAACCGATGTGCTGTGTGAGACCAACGGCGCTTTTAATCTGGGCCACGTGATGCTGGACGGCATTTCTGAGTACCGTGGGCAGCAGGCCGAGATAACCTTCCAAAACGAAAACCTGACCGCTGCTGTGAACGGAGACATAAAGGTAACCGTTCCAGATCTGATCTGCCTGGTGGATACGGAAACCTTTATCCCTGTTACCACTGACGCCCTAAAATACGGTAAACGGGTCATGGCCGTTGGGCTGCCCTGCTACGATCTGTGGCGCACCCCGCAGGGGCTTGAAATGGTCGGCCCGCGTTATTTTGGCTGTGACACAGACTATATCCCACTGGAAGAACGCTTATCCGGAAAGGAGCACGCATAA